In Bifidobacterium sp. ESL0775, the following are encoded in one genomic region:
- a CDS encoding PASTA domain-containing protein, producing MAAATAVKANAQKRLIIIIASIVAAALVVAGAGFGTYKAQLWGGKTVPKPADLGVVKSSKTHEFTASDVEQSLHKRGFKTTTKQTFSGKPKGSFIKYSNIDPNKRYSTGDPITVFASSGPGVPKGTQGQQVRKIRKSISDMNVPVHFHKVVVTNQKTAPDTVVASYPADGQPVTDTKTGINIGVAEQAKGVGYDVVGQDKDQARQQYASAGFNVTLKPRFSSKARLGKIVDSSPKPGSEANGGNLTLYYGIDASGFKDAVIGKNAYPDDPYGSPNDLVGSAAPVAGKYCTNAGDCIDFTNPSDSGQGMPATISSEFPSQGSKDFGKDLLFCGSVQQAYCPTENDLQSLYTKGSGAFELAPYQMAVGFECGGIWQEDGGCINGKTIYTGDPGFDSPMSGANYDMGPLYIYFPVGSDVSKVTGANYFDNNELAKAQKQKAVDTSRPFFIRRDKKLYDKTSVPVTTFDTPNPFAPTFAALNGQKLEPFKPAPSDETAYYLVEDPQLDWGSLPDYVFSDGNNDGKKTESASKDASPNQILAAMAKGDFTPIAGSYCLSSGECMQLSKQGVLTGVSKDYDMIAHEGSHLSFDNTSNGSAGTTYSAKRPFFFLTGPDSEYTCDGGVGLSQCADVQMNQMATTPTKLLYVFKGADTSAWYKENDQSIENPGFLFVAGADDPTQAPTDRPYLVVMNSHSTTSTAPPHPDDVYYLKE from the coding sequence ATGGCAGCAGCCACAGCCGTCAAGGCGAACGCCCAAAAACGTCTCATCATTATCATCGCGTCCATCGTCGCCGCCGCGCTCGTCGTGGCTGGCGCAGGCTTCGGCACCTACAAAGCCCAACTGTGGGGTGGCAAAACCGTGCCGAAACCAGCCGATCTCGGCGTAGTCAAGTCAAGCAAGACCCACGAATTCACCGCGTCGGACGTGGAACAATCCCTGCACAAACGCGGCTTCAAGACCACCACCAAGCAGACGTTCTCGGGCAAGCCGAAGGGCAGTTTCATCAAGTACAGCAACATCGACCCGAACAAGCGCTACAGCACCGGCGACCCCATCACCGTCTTCGCCTCGAGCGGGCCGGGGGTGCCCAAAGGCACCCAAGGCCAGCAGGTGCGCAAGATCCGCAAGTCGATTTCCGACATGAACGTCCCCGTCCACTTCCATAAGGTGGTCGTCACCAATCAGAAAACCGCGCCAGACACCGTCGTCGCCTCCTACCCCGCCGACGGCCAGCCTGTCACCGACACCAAAACCGGCATCAACATCGGCGTGGCCGAGCAGGCCAAAGGCGTGGGCTACGACGTCGTAGGCCAGGACAAGGACCAGGCCAGGCAACAGTACGCAAGCGCCGGCTTCAACGTCACTTTGAAGCCCCGCTTCTCCTCGAAGGCGCGCCTCGGCAAGATCGTCGATTCCAGCCCGAAGCCCGGCTCCGAGGCCAACGGCGGCAACCTCACCCTCTACTACGGCATCGACGCCAGCGGTTTCAAGGACGCGGTAATCGGCAAGAACGCATATCCGGATGACCCCTACGGTTCGCCCAATGATCTTGTGGGATCGGCCGCTCCGGTGGCGGGCAAATATTGCACCAATGCGGGAGATTGCATCGATTTCACGAACCCGTCCGATAGCGGACAGGGAATGCCCGCCACCATCAGCTCCGAATTCCCAAGCCAAGGAAGCAAAGACTTTGGCAAGGACCTGCTGTTTTGCGGATCAGTGCAACAGGCGTATTGCCCAACAGAAAACGACTTGCAATCCCTTTACACCAAGGGTTCCGGCGCGTTCGAGCTCGCACCTTACCAGATGGCCGTCGGGTTCGAATGCGGCGGCATCTGGCAGGAAGACGGTGGATGCATCAATGGCAAGACCATTTACACAGGCGACCCGGGCTTTGACAGCCCGATGTCCGGGGCGAATTACGACATGGGGCCCCTATACATTTATTTCCCGGTCGGTTCCGACGTATCCAAAGTAACCGGCGCGAATTATTTCGATAACAATGAACTCGCCAAAGCACAGAAGCAGAAGGCCGTAGACACCTCACGCCCGTTCTTCATCAGACGTGACAAGAAGCTCTACGACAAGACCAGCGTTCCGGTGACCACATTCGACACCCCCAATCCCTTCGCCCCGACTTTCGCCGCCCTTAACGGGCAGAAGCTGGAACCATTCAAGCCTGCCCCCAGCGACGAGACGGCCTATTACCTGGTCGAGGACCCGCAACTTGACTGGGGTTCATTGCCGGATTACGTCTTCAGCGATGGGAACAATGATGGCAAAAAGACCGAATCTGCCTCCAAAGATGCCTCGCCCAACCAGATTTTAGCGGCGATGGCAAAGGGGGACTTCACGCCGATCGCCGGGAGCTATTGCCTGAGCAGTGGGGAATGCATGCAGCTGAGCAAGCAAGGCGTGTTGACTGGAGTGAGCAAAGATTATGACATGATCGCGCACGAAGGCAGCCATCTTTCCTTCGACAACACCAGCAACGGATCCGCAGGAACCACATACTCGGCGAAACGGCCCTTCTTCTTCCTGACAGGGCCAGACAGCGAATACACCTGTGACGGCGGCGTGGGGCTCAGCCAATGCGCCGACGTCCAGATGAATCAGATGGCCACCACCCCGACCAAGCTCCTCTACGTTTTCAAGGGTGCGGACACCTCGGCTTGGTACAAAGAGAATGACCAGTCCATCGAAAATCCTGGCTTCTTGTTCGTCGCCGGAGCCGATGACCCCACCCAGGCCCCTACTGATAGGCCGTATTTGGTCGTCATGAACAGCCACAGCACCACGTCGACAGCTCCGCCCCATCCGGACGATGTCTACTATCTCAAAGAATGA